Proteins encoded together in one Tripterygium wilfordii isolate XIE 37 chromosome 14, ASM1340144v1, whole genome shotgun sequence window:
- the LOC120014615 gene encoding protein trichome birefringence-like 33, producing MKSPFSSSSSTRKTRLSPYLFTLLAFIFLVAVLYGEDFRYILSQLELNSERPLVEPTEKLPFAIGREGEVEGCDVFSGKWVRDESNRPLYEESECPYIQPQLTCQEHGRPEKEYQYWRWQPHACSLPSFNATLMLESLRGKRMMFVGDSLNRGQYVSMICLLHRLIPEEAKSMETFDSLTIFTAKEYNATIEFYWAPFLLESNSDNAVIHRVSDRIIRRGSINKHGKHWKGVDILVFNTYLWWITGHKMKILQGSFDDEVKEIVELPTEDAYRMAMKSMLRWARKNLDSKKTRVFFTSMSPTHTKSIEWGGEQGGNCYNETTVIEDPNYWGSDAWKSIMQVIGEVFRKSKFPITFLNITQLSNYRKDAHTAIYKKQWNPLTPEQLANPASYADCTHWCLPGLQDTWNELLFAKLFYP from the exons ATGAAGTCACCGTTCTCATCTTCCTCCTCAACTAGAAAAACTAGACTCTCTCCTTACCTCTTCACCCTCTTGGCCTTCATCTTCTTGGTCGCCGTCTTATACGGCGAGGACTTCCGTTACATACTCAGCCAACTCGAGCTCAACTCAGAACGGCCACTCGTTGAACCAACCG AGAAATTGCCGTTTGCCatagggagggagggagaggtgGAAGGGTGTGACGTGTTCAGTGGGAAGTGGGTTAGGGACGAGTCGAATCGGCCGCTCTATGAGGAATCGGAGTGTCCGTACATACAGCCTCAACTGACGTGCCAAGAGCATGGAAGACCTGAGAAGGAATATCAGTACTGGAGATGGCAACCCCACGCTTGTTCTCTCCCcag tTTCAATGCAACATTGATGCTAGAAAGCTTGCGAGGGAAAAGGATGATGTTTGTAGGAGACTCATTGAACAGGGGTCAGTATGTATCAATGATATGTCTTCTCCATAGACTCATACCAGAAGAAGCCAAATCCATGGAGACTTTTGATTCACTAACCATCTTCACTGCCAAG GAGTACAATGCCACAATTGAGTTCTACTGGGCACCGTTTCTTTTGGAATCAAACTCAGACAATGCTGTGATTCACAGAGTATCGGATAGGATCATACGGAGAGGATCCATAAACAAGCATGGGAAGCACTGGAAAGGAGTCGATATTTTGGTGTTCAACACTTATCTTTGGTGGATCACTGGCCACAAGATGAAAATCTT GCAAGGGTcctttgatgatgaagtgaaAGAGATCGTGGAGTTGCCCACAGAAGATGCTTATAGAATGGCAATGAAGAGTATGTTGAGATGGGCTAGGAAAAATCTGGATTCAAAGAAGACTAGAGTCTTCTTCACTAGCATGTCCCCTACTCATACAAA GAGCATAGAGTGGGGAGGCGAACAGGGCGGAAACTGTTACAACGAAACAACAGTGATTGAAGATCCTAATTACTGGGGATCCGATGCTTGGAAAAGCATAATGCAAGTGATCGGAGAGGTGTTTAGGAAATCAAAATTCCCAATTACGTTCCTGAACATCACCCAACTTTCGAATTATCGGAAAGACGCGCACACGGCAATCTACAAGAAGCAATGGAATCCATTGACACCAGAGCAGCTTGCAAACCCAGCTAGCTATGCTGATTGTACCCATTGGTGCTTGCCAGGACTTCAAGATACCTGGAATGAGCTTCTTTTTGCTAAGCTCTTTTATCCTTGA
- the LOC120015674 gene encoding LOB domain-containing protein 12-like gives MGGNSPCASCKLLRRRCAKDCIFAPYFPSEDPQKFAIVHKVFGASNVSKMLQEVPVHQRADAVSSLVYEATARLRDPVYGCVGAISYLQNQVSQLQMELAVSQAEMLCNIQMQHEPIGMMPTTPPQILPADHDMSSSTPSFINLQNNNNLINFASSSYVIPDYVLNSESISGHDHMFS, from the exons atggGTGGCAATTCACCATGCGCTTCCTGCAAGTTGCTTCGACGCCGATGCGCCAAGGACTGCATTTTCGCTCCTTACTTCCCCTCCGAGGATCCCCAAAAGTTCGCCATTGTTCATAAGGTCTTCGGTGCCAGCAATGTAAGCAAAATGTTGCAG GAGGTACCGGTTCATCAGAGAGCGGATGCAGTGAGTAGCTTGGTCTACGAGGCGACTGCCCGATTGAGAGACCCTGTATATGGGTGTGTTGGAGCCATATCTTACCTGCAAAACCAGGTCTCTCAGCTTCAGATGGAGCTTGCAGTTTCTCAAGCAGAGATGCTATGCAACATTCAAATGCAACATGAACCAATAGGGATGATGCCTACCACTCCACCACAGATACTCCCAGCGGATCATGACATGTCTTCATCAACACCATCATTCATAAATCTCCAAAACAATAATAATCTTATCAATTTTGCTTCTTCTAGCTATGTAATCCCTGACTACGTTCTCAATAGCGAGAGCATTTCTGGGCATGATCACATGTTTTCTTAA